A window of the Polaribacter batillariae genome harbors these coding sequences:
- a CDS encoding glycosyltransferase family 117 protein encodes MTSKKFKKWNIILGWVTFAIALITYTLTIEPTVSAWDVGEYISTAVKLEVGHPPGAPLFQMLGAFFAMFTSDVSEIAKMVNFMSAIASAFTILFMFWTITNLGKKLALKSGKLTDGTYIAILGSSVVGSLAYTFSDSFWFSAVEGEVYAMSSFLMALLFWLGLKWEKELTTPRGNKWLILISFVVGLSFGVHILSLLVIPAIVMLYFFKTYKNINLKTTAIATILSVVVLAFVFKFLFPFTLKFFSASELFFINTIGLPYNSGTIIAGIILIALFFFGLKYTRKKNKIHTNTLILSVLFIMIGFSSWLMLPIRANANTTINENNPSSARELLAYYEREQYGDANIFYDTYYSNTYNNEQDASQPFKDDKPKYEKKDGKYVIVNQYKNVNRNWSDKHKGFIPRMVDPASEKMYKAIAGIPKNSKRRPTFAENIKFMFSYQFGYMYGRYFMWNFVGRQNDIQGRLDIFNGNWLSGIDFIDEARLGSQKKLPTQVLENKGRNTYYFLPLILGLIGLFFQIKWDKKNFFTLFLFFAFTGFAIIFYTNPKPFEPRERDYAVVGSFYIFAIWIGFGVLALYEYLKQFANKKTVAIAVSVISLLAVPTLMASENWDDHDRSNRYTTRLNAQAYLESCDQNAIMFTIGDNDTFPLWYMQEVEGIRTDVKLVNTSLFATDWYIDQMKRATYKAPPIPSQLTHQDYKYGSLDVAYFFEELRAIPKDSAIAIKDFMRWMQSDDKRTFYDLDDNGIPEKMLPTTKIRIPVNKENVLKSGIVAQKDADKIVDYIDITIDRAIAKNRILMLDILANNDWKRPIYFTGGANADEEYIWLKDYLQLDGLAFKLVPIRTPIKFEDESGQQRELSLFDIGRIDTEKMYNNIQKLEWRNINSGEIYLDEQTKRNAISLRNSLMRLSEAFAKEGDTIKAIEVLDLSLDKLPIEKFDHYSLSLGYPEMYYKLKQPEKARETAETLLKLYKEKAIWFSTFNIEDLTAIEEEFQRTFYILDSLLNDLKNYDKDAEYVTKQKQAVDNVFKLFTDLPPDEE; translated from the coding sequence ATGACATCAAAAAAATTTAAGAAGTGGAACATCATTTTAGGGTGGGTTACATTCGCTATTGCCTTAATAACCTATACATTAACTATAGAACCAACAGTTAGTGCTTGGGATGTTGGAGAGTATATCTCTACTGCTGTAAAGCTAGAAGTTGGGCATCCACCTGGAGCACCATTATTTCAAATGTTAGGGGCGTTTTTTGCTATGTTTACTTCAGATGTTTCCGAAATTGCAAAAATGGTAAACTTTATGTCTGCTATCGCAAGTGCATTTACCATTCTTTTTATGTTTTGGACCATCACAAACTTAGGAAAAAAACTAGCTTTAAAATCAGGAAAACTTACAGATGGCACTTACATCGCAATTTTAGGAAGTAGTGTTGTTGGTTCTTTGGCTTACACTTTTTCAGATAGTTTTTGGTTTAGTGCAGTAGAAGGCGAGGTGTATGCAATGTCTTCTTTTTTAATGGCACTTCTATTTTGGTTAGGTTTAAAATGGGAAAAAGAACTTACTACCCCAAGAGGAAATAAATGGCTAATTTTAATCAGTTTTGTAGTTGGCTTATCTTTTGGTGTTCACATACTTTCTTTGTTGGTAATTCCAGCAATTGTAATGTTGTATTTCTTTAAAACCTATAAAAACATCAACTTAAAAACCACAGCAATTGCAACCATTTTATCGGTTGTTGTTTTGGCTTTCGTTTTTAAATTTCTATTTCCTTTTACATTAAAATTCTTTAGTGCATCCGAACTGTTTTTTATAAACACAATAGGTTTACCATATAATTCAGGAACAATTATTGCAGGAATTATTTTAATTGCACTGTTTTTCTTTGGTTTAAAATATACACGCAAAAAAAACAAAATACATACAAACACCTTAATTTTATCTGTATTATTTATTATGATTGGTTTTTCTTCTTGGTTAATGTTGCCAATTAGAGCCAATGCCAATACAACTATTAACGAGAACAACCCTTCAAGCGCCCGTGAATTATTAGCTTATTACGAACGTGAACAATATGGCGATGCCAACATTTTTTATGACACGTATTATTCCAATACATACAATAACGAGCAAGATGCATCTCAACCATTTAAAGACGATAAACCAAAGTACGAAAAAAAAGACGGTAAATATGTTATCGTAAATCAATACAAAAACGTTAATAGAAATTGGTCCGATAAACACAAAGGTTTTATTCCTAGAATGGTAGATCCTGCATCAGAAAAAATGTACAAAGCAATAGCAGGAATTCCAAAAAACAGCAAACGCAGACCTACATTTGCCGAAAACATCAAGTTTATGTTTAGTTATCAATTTGGATATATGTATGGGCGTTATTTTATGTGGAATTTTGTAGGAAGACAAAACGATATCCAAGGAAGGTTAGATATTTTTAATGGAAATTGGCTTAGTGGTATCGATTTTATTGATGAAGCCAGGTTAGGTTCTCAGAAGAAATTACCTACCCAAGTATTAGAAAATAAAGGGCGAAATACATATTACTTCTTGCCACTAATTTTAGGACTTATTGGACTGTTTTTTCAAATTAAATGGGATAAGAAAAATTTCTTTACCCTCTTTTTATTTTTTGCTTTTACCGGTTTTGCCATTATTTTTTACACAAACCCAAAACCTTTTGAGCCAAGAGAAAGAGACTATGCAGTGGTGGGTAGTTTTTACATTTTTGCCATTTGGATTGGTTTTGGCGTTTTAGCTTTGTACGAATATTTAAAGCAATTTGCGAACAAAAAAACTGTTGCAATTGCAGTTTCTGTTATTTCGCTATTAGCAGTTCCAACTTTAATGGCTTCCGAAAATTGGGATGATCACGACAGGTCTAACAGATATACCACACGTTTAAATGCACAAGCATATTTAGAAAGTTGCGATCAAAATGCCATTATGTTTACCATTGGCGACAACGATACATTTCCACTTTGGTACATGCAAGAAGTAGAAGGCATTAGAACCGACGTAAAGTTGGTAAATACCAGTTTATTTGCTACAGATTGGTATATAGATCAAATGAAACGTGCCACTTACAAAGCACCTCCAATTCCGTCTCAATTAACTCACCAAGATTATAAATACGGTAGTTTAGACGTTGCCTATTTCTTTGAAGAATTAAGAGCAATTCCTAAAGATTCTGCAATCGCAATTAAAGATTTTATGCGCTGGATGCAGAGCGACGATAAACGCACTTTTTATGATTTAGATGATAATGGCATTCCTGAAAAAATGTTGCCAACCACTAAAATTAGAATCCCTGTAAACAAAGAAAATGTTTTAAAAAGCGGTATTGTTGCACAAAAAGACGCCGATAAAATTGTAGATTATATAGACATTACAATAGACAGAGCTATTGCTAAAAACCGTATTTTAATGTTAGACATTTTAGCCAATAACGATTGGAAACGCCCTATTTATTTTACGGGTGGCGCAAATGCAGATGAAGAATACATTTGGCTAAAAGATTACCTGCAATTAGACGGTTTGGCCTTTAAATTGGTACCTATTAGAACGCCAATTAAGTTCGAAGACGAAAGTGGGCAACAAAGAGAATTAAGTCTGTTTGATATTGGGCGAATAGATACCGAAAAAATGTACAACAACATTCAGAAATTAGAATGGAGAAACATTAATAGCGGAGAAATTTATTTAGACGAACAAACCAAAAGAAATGCCATTTCTTTAAGAAATAGTTTAATGCGTTTGTCGGAAGCATTTGCAAAAGAAGGCGATACAATTAAAGCCATTGAAGTTTTAGACTTATCTTTAGACAAATTACCAATAGAAAAATTCGATCATTACAGTTTATCTTTAGGATATCCAGAAATGTATTACAAGTTAAAACAACCAGAAAAAGCAAGAGAAACCGCAGAAACCCTACTTAAACTTTACAAAGAAAAAGCAATTTGGTTTAGTACGTTTAATATCGAAGACTTAACTGCTATCGAAGAAGAGTTCCAAAGAACATTTTACATTTTAGATTCTCTGTTAAACGACTTAAAGAATTACGATAAAGATGCAGAGTATGTTACAAAACAAAAGCAAGCTGTAGATAATGTATTTAAACTTTTTACTGATTTGCCGCCAGATGAAGAATAA
- a CDS encoding polysaccharide deacetylase family protein, with amino-acid sequence MKTYFPRTPAFIARIFSKYTWRFSSDKKEIYLTFDDGPTPVITDFVLAELKKYQAQATFFCIGKNIKKYPEIFKRIISDGHSIGNHTQNHLNGWKSKNNIYIDDFLECDKVLQEKTKLFRPPYGKIKKKQASEIFKRGYKIVMWSVLSADFDTAISEEKCLQNVLKNTKNGSIIVFHDSVKAAEKLRYALPKILKEFSKKGFVCKSIK; translated from the coding sequence ATGAAAACATATTTCCCCCGAACGCCAGCTTTTATTGCGAGAATTTTCTCTAAATATACCTGGCGTTTTTCTTCTGATAAAAAGGAAATATACCTCACTTTCGATGATGGCCCCACACCAGTTATTACCGATTTTGTATTGGCTGAATTAAAAAAGTACCAGGCACAAGCCACTTTTTTTTGTATTGGAAAAAACATAAAAAAATATCCAGAAATTTTTAAAAGAATTATTTCTGACGGACATTCTATTGGAAATCATACTCAAAACCATTTGAACGGCTGGAAAAGTAAAAATAACATTTATATTGATGACTTTTTAGAATGCGATAAAGTATTGCAAGAGAAAACAAAACTTTTTCGTCCTCCATATGGAAAAATAAAAAAAAAGCAAGCATCAGAAATTTTTAAAAGAGGCTATAAAATTGTCATGTGGTCCGTTTTATCCGCAGATTTCGATACTGCTATTTCTGAAGAAAAATGCCTGCAAAATGTTTTAAAAAATACTAAAAACGGAAGCATTATTGTTTTTCACGATAGTGTAAAAGCAGCAGAAAAGTTGCGCTATGCATTGCCCAAAATTTTAAAAGAATTCTCTAAAAAAGGGTTTGTGTGTAAATCTATAAAATAA
- a CDS encoding thioredoxin family protein, translating to MTKFGELISANIPVLIDFYTEWNEAENSIEILRDVATVLGDKAKVIKIDIKKNKTLADALHIKENPTFMIYKNGEMKWRQTGFQDAKTLIGKVKEYF from the coding sequence ATGACAAAATTTGGTGAATTAATTAGTGCTAATATACCTGTTCTAATCGATTTTTATACAGAATGGAACGAAGCAGAAAATAGTATAGAAATTTTAAGAGACGTTGCTACTGTTTTGGGTGATAAAGCCAAAGTAATAAAGATCGATATTAAAAAGAACAAAACTTTAGCAGACGCTTTGCACATCAAAGAAAACCCTACATTTATGATTTATAAAAACGGCGAAATGAAATGGCGCCAAACAGGTTTTCAAGACGCTAAAACGTTAATTGGTAAGGTTAAAGAATACTTTTAG
- a CDS encoding metallophosphoesterase produces MPRWLIPLIILLIVIVVLEIYTFQAFKTISNSKFVRFLFLTTSVGVYVYFFLTFLMYDRGNGQTPQFQMAMGLLLTVTIPKLVIILMLFGEDIYRWVLKAISAILPGETKPLAGRRKFISQIALGIAAIPFASFIYGIIQGKYNYKVLKYSLTFKDLPEAFDGFTITQISDIHSGSFTNKEKIKYGVDLINEQKSDIMLFTGDIVNNKADEMEDWMDVFDKLEAKEGKFSILGNHDYGDYMDWENPQDKIDNFQQIKDIHKKIGFDLLLNENRYLEKDGQKIALLGVENWGKGRFMKKGDLQQASANVRKEDFKILMTHDPSHWEYKVKKDDFNYHLTLSGHTHGLQMGIEIPGWLKWSPSKYVYKQWAGLYEEAGRYINVNRGFGYHAFPGRVGIWPEITVIELKKGV; encoded by the coding sequence ATGCCACGTTGGTTAATTCCACTTATTATTTTATTAATTGTAATTGTTGTCTTAGAAATTTACACTTTTCAGGCATTTAAAACCATTTCTAATAGCAAGTTCGTTCGTTTTTTATTTTTAACGACAAGTGTTGGTGTGTATGTGTATTTTTTTTTAACATTTTTAATGTACGATAGAGGTAATGGGCAAACACCCCAGTTTCAAATGGCAATGGGTTTACTATTAACGGTTACGATTCCTAAATTAGTAATAATTTTAATGCTCTTTGGTGAAGATATTTATAGGTGGGTTTTAAAAGCTATTTCTGCAATTTTACCTGGAGAAACAAAGCCTTTGGCCGGTAGAAGAAAATTTATATCTCAAATAGCTTTGGGCATTGCAGCCATACCCTTTGCCTCTTTTATTTACGGAATTATACAAGGAAAGTACAATTATAAAGTTTTAAAATATAGCTTAACTTTTAAAGATTTGCCAGAAGCGTTCGATGGTTTTACCATTACACAAATTTCTGATATCCATTCTGGAAGTTTTACAAATAAAGAAAAAATAAAATACGGAGTCGATTTAATAAACGAACAAAAGTCGGATATTATGTTGTTTACAGGAGATATTGTAAATAATAAAGCGGATGAAATGGAAGATTGGATGGATGTTTTCGACAAATTAGAAGCCAAAGAAGGTAAGTTTTCTATTTTAGGAAACCACGATTATGGCGATTATATGGATTGGGAAAATCCGCAAGATAAAATCGATAATTTTCAACAAATAAAAGACATTCACAAAAAAATTGGTTTCGATTTGCTGCTAAATGAAAACCGTTATTTAGAAAAAGACGGACAAAAAATAGCACTTCTTGGGGTAGAAAACTGGGGAAAAGGACGATTTATGAAAAAAGGAGACTTGCAACAAGCATCTGCAAATGTTCGTAAAGAAGACTTTAAAATTTTAATGACTCACGACCCAAGTCATTGGGAATACAAAGTAAAAAAAGACGATTTTAATTATCATTTAACCTTAAGTGGGCATACTCATGGTTTGCAAATGGGCATCGAAATTCCTGGTTGGCTCAAATGGAGCCCGTCTAAATATGTTTACAAACAATGGGCTGGTTTGTACGAAGAAGCTGGCAGGTATATTAATGTAAATAGAGGTTTTGGATATCATGCCTTTCCTGGACGTGTTGGAATTTGGCCAGAAATTACGGTAATCGAATTGAAAAAAGGCGTATAA
- a CDS encoding IS1380 family transposase: MVNLPIEYSSKKVTPFGGMSLMKRFIDQTEIREQLAQLDLPQPSSNAGYNPAHITEAFWLSIWTGASRYIHCDWLRYDSTLQDIFGWNRMPSQSTYSRFFGKFSQKRNTEVFPKLQHWFFKQLDVDNLTIDFDSTVITRYGEQQGSAKGYNPNKKGRNSHYPLMAFVSQTRMVANAWLRPGNTADSSSCKEFMEETFNEALKDKRVGLVRADSGFYTQDLLDYLEGKQLNYIMAARMYPNIKNAVWGLDNWIELTKGIELNEMIFNHTDGKSRRYIVIKKKVEDRPKAAGKLLFDDLPGYRFSCYVTNLDLPLDQVWNIYNTRADCENRIKELKEDFGLDNFCLKDFWATEASFRFIMVAYNLMSLFRHFALNHHNRATLKTLKVYCFALGAWTVNHANRKVLKIALNTKKRPWMDGLFSQINDLSPPFVYS, encoded by the coding sequence ATGGTTAATCTCCCTATTGAGTATTCAAGTAAGAAAGTCACCCCTTTTGGAGGGATGAGCTTAATGAAGCGTTTTATTGATCAAACAGAAATTAGAGAACAACTAGCACAATTAGATTTACCTCAACCAAGCTCTAATGCAGGTTATAATCCTGCACATATAACTGAAGCTTTTTGGTTGAGTATTTGGACAGGAGCTTCTCGTTATATCCATTGTGATTGGTTACGTTATGATAGCACATTGCAAGATATTTTTGGATGGAATCGTATGCCATCACAAAGTACCTATAGTCGTTTTTTTGGCAAGTTTTCTCAAAAGCGCAATACAGAAGTATTTCCAAAGTTGCAACATTGGTTTTTCAAGCAATTAGATGTTGACAACTTAACTATAGATTTTGATAGCACAGTTATTACAAGATATGGAGAGCAACAAGGTAGCGCAAAAGGTTATAATCCCAATAAAAAAGGCAGGAACTCACATTACCCATTAATGGCCTTTGTAAGCCAAACCAGAATGGTTGCCAATGCTTGGTTAAGACCAGGCAATACAGCAGATAGTAGTAGCTGTAAAGAGTTTATGGAAGAAACCTTCAATGAAGCTTTAAAGGACAAAAGAGTTGGTTTAGTTCGTGCAGATAGTGGTTTTTACACACAAGATTTATTAGATTATCTAGAAGGCAAACAACTCAATTACATTATGGCAGCACGTATGTACCCAAATATAAAAAATGCAGTTTGGGGTTTGGATAATTGGATAGAACTCACAAAAGGAATTGAGCTTAATGAGATGATTTTTAACCATACAGATGGTAAGTCAAGGCGCTATATTGTCATAAAAAAGAAAGTAGAAGATCGTCCAAAAGCAGCTGGAAAATTACTTTTTGATGATCTGCCTGGTTATCGTTTTAGTTGCTATGTAACCAATCTAGATTTACCGCTAGACCAAGTTTGGAATATCTACAACACCAGAGCTGATTGTGAAAACAGAATCAAAGAACTCAAAGAAGACTTTGGATTAGATAACTTTTGTTTAAAGGATTTTTGGGCAACTGAGGCTTCCTTTAGATTCATTATGGTGGCTTATAACCTAATGAGTTTGTTTAGACATTTTGCCTTAAATCATCATAATCGAGCAACTTTAAAAACCCTAAAAGTCTATTGCTTTGCATTAGGAGCTTGGACAGTAAATCATGCTAACAGAAAGGTCTTAAAGATTGCTTTAAACACTAAAAAAAGACCTTGGATGGATGGCTTATTCTCCCAAATTAATGATTTAAGTCCTCCTTTTGTGTATTCCTAA
- the polA gene encoding DNA polymerase I, with protein MQDQKRVFLVDAYALIFRGYYAFIKNPRINSKGLDTSAIMGFMNSLLDVIKRERPDKLAVCFDKGGSTDRVEMFEAYKANRDETPEAIRLAIPYIMEILKAMHIPIMVKEGFEADDVIGTLSKQAEKEGYQTFMVTPDKDFAQLVSDNIFMYKPRFGGGYDIWGVPEVLEKFEVTDPLQVIDFLGMMGDSSDNIPGLPGVGEKTAKKFLAAYGSMENLLANTHELKGKMREKVEAAKELGLLSKKLATIMLDVPVTFNAEDFELDQPDIEKVTEIFNELEFRNLLTNFLKTFATETTTNTSGVISTEIEKSQKEKTQPKKTASNTNGQFDLFATPGSGNVSKADVASGFKTIKNTNHFYQHVNSSLSRKLLLQKLMQQSSVCFDTETTGLKALEVALIGIAFSYEAGKGYYVSFPEDQEETKAILEEFRPFFESEIEKIGHNLKYDIKVLSNYNMPVKGKLFDTMIAHYLINPDMRHNMDVLAETYLNYQPVSITELIGKKGKNQLSMRVVPIADQTEYAVEDADITFQLKQLFTTELESGNVTKLFNDIELPLVSVLTAMEIEGINVDVAFLKQLSVALTEDINRLEKGIYEQAGEEFNIASPKQLGIVLFENMKLVNKPKKTKTGQYKTGEDILSYLAKDHQIIRDIQEYRQYKKLQSTYVDALPNEINPKTGRIHTQYMQAVAATGRLSSNNPNLQNIPIRTERGREVRKAFIPRDKNYVLLAADYSQIELRIIAALSQEENMINAFKNGEDIHASTAAKVFQVPIDKVTREQRSNAKTVNFGIIYGVSAFGLSNQTDLSRSEAKELIDTYYKTYPKLKAYMASLVDFAREKGYVETVLKRRRYLKDINSRNAVVRSAAERNAVNAPIQGSAADIIKLAMINIHKRFEEENFKSKMLLQVHDELVFDAHKDELETIKPMIKHEMENAFKMEVPLDVEIDTGLNWLEAH; from the coding sequence ATGCAAGACCAAAAAAGAGTATTTTTAGTTGATGCTTACGCATTAATTTTTCGCGGATATTATGCCTTTATAAAAAACCCAAGAATTAATTCTAAAGGTTTAGATACCTCTGCAATTATGGGTTTTATGAACTCGCTTTTAGATGTTATAAAACGAGAAAGACCAGACAAGTTAGCCGTTTGTTTTGATAAAGGTGGTAGTACAGACAGGGTAGAAATGTTTGAAGCCTATAAAGCCAATAGAGATGAGACACCAGAAGCAATAAGATTGGCAATACCATATATTATGGAAATTTTAAAAGCGATGCACATACCCATTATGGTAAAAGAAGGTTTCGAGGCAGATGATGTTATTGGAACACTTTCTAAACAAGCAGAAAAGGAAGGTTACCAAACTTTTATGGTTACTCCAGATAAAGATTTCGCACAATTGGTGTCCGATAATATTTTTATGTATAAACCACGTTTTGGTGGTGGTTACGATATTTGGGGCGTGCCAGAAGTTTTAGAAAAATTCGAAGTTACAGATCCTTTACAAGTTATCGATTTTTTAGGAATGATGGGCGATTCTTCCGACAATATTCCTGGGTTGCCTGGGGTTGGAGAAAAAACAGCGAAAAAATTTTTAGCGGCCTATGGTTCTATGGAAAATTTATTAGCAAACACACACGAGCTAAAAGGAAAAATGAGAGAGAAAGTAGAAGCAGCCAAAGAATTGGGCTTGCTTTCTAAGAAACTGGCAACCATTATGTTAGATGTACCAGTAACTTTTAATGCAGAAGATTTTGAGCTAGACCAACCAGATATCGAAAAAGTAACCGAGATTTTTAACGAATTAGAGTTTAGAAACTTGTTAACGAATTTCTTAAAAACTTTTGCTACAGAAACCACTACAAATACCTCTGGTGTTATTTCGACAGAAATAGAGAAATCACAAAAAGAGAAAACTCAACCTAAAAAAACAGCTTCTAATACGAATGGTCAATTTGATTTATTTGCTACGCCTGGAAGTGGAAATGTTTCTAAAGCAGATGTTGCATCTGGTTTTAAAACGATTAAAAATACCAATCATTTTTATCAACATGTAAACTCTTCTTTATCCAGAAAATTATTACTTCAAAAATTAATGCAACAAAGTTCGGTTTGTTTCGATACAGAAACCACGGGTTTAAAAGCTTTGGAAGTAGCATTAATTGGCATCGCTTTTTCTTATGAAGCCGGAAAAGGATATTATGTTTCATTTCCAGAAGATCAAGAAGAAACAAAAGCGATTTTAGAAGAATTTAGACCCTTTTTCGAAAGTGAAATCGAGAAAATTGGTCATAACTTAAAATACGATATTAAAGTTTTGTCTAATTATAACATGCCTGTAAAAGGAAAATTATTCGACACAATGATTGCGCATTATTTAATCAACCCAGATATGCGCCATAATATGGATGTTTTGGCAGAAACGTATTTAAACTATCAGCCAGTTTCTATTACAGAATTGATTGGCAAAAAAGGAAAAAACCAACTTTCTATGCGAGTAGTGCCAATTGCAGACCAAACCGAATACGCTGTAGAAGATGCAGACATTACTTTTCAACTCAAACAATTATTTACAACAGAATTAGAAAGCGGAAACGTAACCAAATTATTTAACGATATCGAATTGCCATTAGTTTCCGTTTTAACAGCTATGGAAATAGAAGGGATTAATGTAGATGTCGCTTTCTTAAAACAATTATCTGTTGCGCTAACAGAAGATATCAATCGACTAGAAAAAGGAATTTACGAACAAGCAGGAGAAGAATTTAACATTGCTTCGCCAAAACAATTGGGTATTGTTTTGTTCGAAAATATGAAGTTGGTTAACAAACCTAAAAAGACAAAAACGGGCCAATATAAAACAGGCGAAGACATCTTGTCTTACTTAGCGAAAGACCATCAAATTATTAGAGATATTCAAGAATATCGTCAATATAAAAAATTACAAAGTACCTATGTAGATGCGTTACCGAATGAAATCAACCCAAAAACTGGAAGAATTCATACACAATATATGCAAGCTGTGGCTGCAACAGGAAGATTGAGTTCTAACAACCCGAATTTGCAAAACATTCCCATTCGTACAGAAAGAGGGAGAGAGGTTCGTAAAGCCTTTATTCCAAGAGACAAAAATTATGTATTGTTAGCAGCCGATTATTCTCAAATCGAATTGCGAATTATTGCAGCTCTAAGTCAAGAAGAAAATATGATAAATGCGTTTAAAAACGGCGAAGATATTCACGCTTCAACTGCTGCAAAAGTGTTTCAAGTTCCTATAGATAAAGTAACTCGTGAACAAAGAAGCAATGCAAAAACCGTAAATTTTGGTATTATTTATGGTGTTTCTGCTTTTGGTTTAAGTAATCAAACAGATTTATCGAGAAGCGAAGCAAAAGAACTCATAGATACGTATTATAAAACCTACCCAAAACTAAAAGCGTACATGGCATCTTTGGTCGATTTTGCGCGTGAAAAAGGTTACGTAGAAACGGTTTTAAAAAGACGTAGATATTTAAAAGACATTAATTCTAGAAACGCTGTTGTTAGAAGTGCCGCAGAAAGAAATGCTGTAAATGCACCAATTCAAGGTTCTGCTGCAGACATTATTAAGCTAGCCATGATAAATATTCACAAACGTTTTGAAGAAGAAAATTTTAAATCGAAAATGTTATTGCAAGTACATGATGAGTTGGTTTTTGATGCTCATAAAGACGAATTAGAAACAATTAAACCAATGATAAAGCACGAAATGGAAAATGCTTTTAAAATGGAAGTACCTTTAGATGTCGAAATAGATACAGGTTTAAATTGGTTAGAGGCACACTAG
- a CDS encoding helix-turn-helix domain-containing protein, whose amino-acid sequence MKNITDFEDILIRTYGKKGTEKRDKYDADSLAFRLGIMLKEARKEANLTQEELAERTGTKKSYISRIERGLSDIQVSTYYKLIELGLGKHLNIEIH is encoded by the coding sequence ATGAAAAATATAACTGATTTTGAGGACATCCTCATAAGAACATACGGAAAAAAAGGAACTGAAAAGCGTGATAAATATGATGCGGATTCTCTTGCCTTTCGATTAGGAATTATGCTAAAAGAAGCTCGTAAAGAGGCGAATTTAACTCAAGAAGAACTTGCGGAAAGAACCGGAACAAAAAAAAGTTACATATCGCGAATTGAACGTGGATTAAGCGACATTCAAGTTTCGACTTACTACAAATTAATTGAATTGGGACTTGGCAAGCATCTGAATATTGAAATACACTAA
- a CDS encoding type II toxin-antitoxin system RelE/ParE family toxin, producing MRVITTFKSIRILCFLDDGNLVVLANCFVKKTQKTPRKEIKLAEKLKKEYLKDKNG from the coding sequence GTGCGTGTGATTACAACTTTTAAGAGCATAAGAATTTTGTGCTTTTTAGATGATGGAAATTTAGTTGTACTCGCAAATTGCTTTGTAAAGAAAACTCAAAAAACACCTCGAAAGGAAATTAAACTTGCAGAAAAACTGAAAAAGGAATATTTAAAAGATAAAAATGGTTGA
- a CDS encoding LytR/AlgR family response regulator transcription factor, translating to MKKYKALIIDDDLSNINLLKIYLNKFCPMTDVVAEALDVNAGVRAYLETKPDLLFLDINLGNDDAFSFLDSIGKTNAEIILISSHTSYGVKAVNYNVTGYVLKPIDVEELKKIIHKAFFNIETKNRVLQETDKDAEVKREFPDMIAVPSIKKVELISVDSIDYLEADGKYTIFHQLNEQTKIASRNLGEYEKILDPKVFFRIHHRFLVKTSRITSIHKTDGNYCELANGKTLPIAKRKQDDFNKYLRLK from the coding sequence ATGAAAAAATATAAAGCACTTATTATAGATGATGATCTTAGCAATATTAATCTTCTTAAAATTTATCTAAATAAATTTTGCCCTATGACTGATGTGGTTGCAGAAGCATTGGATGTGAATGCAGGTGTTAGAGCCTATTTAGAAACAAAACCAGATTTGTTATTTTTAGATATTAATTTAGGTAACGACGATGCATTTAGTTTTTTAGATAGTATTGGTAAAACAAATGCTGAAATTATATTGATTAGTTCTCATACGTCTTATGGTGTAAAAGCGGTAAATTATAATGTAACAGGTTATGTGTTAAAACCAATAGATGTCGAAGAACTAAAAAAAATTATTCATAAAGCATTTTTTAATATTGAAACTAAAAATAGAGTTTTACAAGAAACAGATAAAGATGCTGAAGTAAAAAGAGAATTTCCTGACATGATTGCGGTGCCTTCTATTAAAAAAGTAGAGTTAATTTCTGTGGATTCTATAGATTATTTAGAAGCAGATGGTAAATACACTATTTTTCATCAACTTAATGAACAAACAAAAATAGCCAGTAGAAATTTGGGTGAATATGAAAAAATTTTAGATCCCAAAGTTTTTTTTAGAATTCACCATCGTTTTTTAGTAAAAACCAGTAGAATAACAAGCATTCATAAAACGGATGGGAATTATTGCGAACTGGCAAATGGTAAAACTTTGCCCATAGCCAAAAGAAAACAAGATGATTTTAATAAGTATTTAAGACTAAAATAG